The genomic segment AAACTCGACGCGAAGCGCCTCATTGTCGAGCTTGCCGATCGAGGTCGCGTCATCCTGCGAGATGACGCTGTCGGCTGCGGACTGAAGCATGCGCAGCCGGTCAACCTTGACGGCAGCCAGCGACAGCTTTGTCTTGGGCGCCGCGATCTGGACGACGGCAAGCTGCGAGTCCTTGATCGCAATGCCGGCGGCCGGGCTCCCTTGCACCAGCACCCGGCCCTTAACCGTCACATGATCGAGGGATACTGCGCCTTCCCGAACGCCGGGAGCGAGCAGCAGATCGCCTTCGACGACCAGGTTTTGCAGTCGCACGGGCGCATGGTTCACGACGGCGTTGCCTTGCACCGTCGTATCGCTCAGCCCTTCGGTGCCGATCATTCGATCGACGACGTTGTCGAGCACCTGGATCATCTCGGCCCTCGTCATCCCGGCTTTGGGCTCGAACCGGTCAAGTCCCCGTCCGGTCATATAACCGCGGCCAAGCATGGCTGCGACGGACGGACGTGCCCAGGCGGCAATCTGTTCTCCATCTTCTGGCGCCTTCGCTTCCGACGTATCGGGTTCGACGTCAAAAGCCAAAGCGACGAGCTTGGCCGCCTCCTCGCGGGTGATCGGCCGATCCGGCATGAACAGTCCGTTGCCCGTCCCTCCTGCGAATCCGGCCGCGAATGCGCCGGCCAGCGCCTTGCTGTAATAGGCCGTCTGCGGCACATCCTTGAAGGGGGCGCCCGAACCGCCGTCGAAGCGGAATACCCGGTCGAGCATGACGATAAATTCCGCGCGGGTCAGCTGCCGATCCGGCTTGAGACTGCCGTCCGGATACCCGCTCACAATGCCGTAGGCCTGCCATTTCCGAAGCGCCTTTTCGGCCCAATGTCCTGCGGCGTCCGAGCCCGGTTGCGTCCCGAGCGGCGTAGCCTCCGCCTGCTGCGCAAACGTGCGGCCGGACGTCCATAAGCCCGCGAATCCGGAAGCCAACACAGCGACGATGCAAAGACAGCTCATCCATTTTCTGAACATGGAACTACCTCCCCGATCATTTTCAGCGTTTAACCGCGATTTCGCCTGCACCTGTACCTGAATCTGAGTCTGTATCCGAACTTGAACTTGAACCTGATCCTGATCCTGATCCTGATCCTGGTCCTGGTCCTGGTCCTGATCCTGATCCTGATCCTGATCCTGATCCTGATCCTGGTCCTGGTCCTGGTCCTGGTCCTGGTCCTGGTCCTGTATTTCCACGAGGAATCAACAATGTCACTGTGGTTCCTTTCATATATTTGCTCTCGATCCGCACGTCGGCTTGGTCCCCGTAGTAGATTTTCAGACGACGGTACACGTTGACGAGTCCGATGCCGCGTTGATCGGACGACCATGTCGGCCGATTCTCGTTCTCTTGCTCAAGCGTGAGCTTCGCTTGCAAAAGCGCCAGCTCGGACGCCCGCATGCCAATGCCGTTGTCCGCGATGGCGATTACGAGCCGATCCGCTTCGAGCCGTGAGGAGATGCGCAGCTCGCCGCCCGAGGTGTACTCGGAGAGCCCGTGATTAATGGCATTTTCCACGATCGGCTGCAGAATCAGCTTGAGCACGTTAACCGGCAGCGTATCCGGTTCGATATCCCATGTCACCGCGAACCGGTCTCTGAAGCGATTTTCCTGAACGTTCATGTAATAAAGGGTATATTCGATCTCCGTCTCCAGACGCACGCCCTGCTCCGGTCCGGAGCGTATCGAATACCGGAACAGCTTGGCCAGCGAGCCGATCATTTTGTTGACCGCATCCCCGTTATTGCGCTGCGCCTCCATATTGATGGACTCCAGCGTGTTGTACAAAAAATGAGGGTTGATCTGCTGCTGCAGCATGCTCATTTCAGCCTGCGTTTTCAGCGCGCCGAGCTCCTTCTCGCGAAGCTTGCTGCGGTAGTCCTCTTCCACCAACTGGTTGATTTTCTCGACCATGCGATTGTAGTGCTGCGCCAGCAGACCGACTTCGTCTCTGGCATCGGCGCCGGCGGCCGCAGGGAAATGAAAATCGTTGATCCGCTCCATCGCGTGCTGCAAATGACCGAGCGGCCTGACCAGCCAATGCGACAAAGTCAGGGCGACGAGAATGCACAGCAGCGCCACCGATGCCACGACCCATAGCATTTCGCGATTTTGCTCGTGCCGGGCGTCAAACGCAAACTTGGCCGTCATCTGCCAGCCGTATGCCGGAATCGGCTCCGTCCTTACAAGCGAGGCGCCCCGGCCAGCGGACGGCTGCGCCGCATTCGCGCTCAGCAGGTCGCGCTCCTCGTACCCTTGGCTTTGGAACAACAGATGTCCTTTGCCGTCCTCGATCCGAAAAGCCGCTCCCCCCAACCGTTCGATGGCCTGGAAGGCATCGGGCTTCAGCACGAGCTGCAAGTATCCGAGCGTCCCTCCGCGCTCGTTCTGCCCCGCACGGTAAATGGGCTTGATCAGCTGGCTTGCGAGATGGTTGTAGATATCCGGCGAGACCGGCAGCCAGGAAATATCCTCGCTCTCCTCGTCCTCCATCCGGGGCTCCAGGTAGAATAGAGACAGATTGTTGGAAAAGATCGTCGAGTATCTCGCGCTGCCGTTCATGTCGTACAGGATAAAGTAGGAAAATTCTTCGGACTCGGGGTAGATCGTTCCGGACCGTCCATTGGCCGCGGTTGCGGACGCAGACTGGAAGCCGCCTTGCGTGGACAAATAGGCGCTCAACACGTTATTGGCCGCCAGCGCGTGAGCCGCTCCTTCAAGCGTCTCCGCCTGCTTCGCGACCGTCCAGCCGATCTGACCGGTCAAAGCCTCTGCCGTCCGCTTCCACTCCTGCTTCGCGTAGTGGTTCTGGATCGAGGAATACAAGGCGACCATGATCAGCAGCGGCACAAGCACCGTCACCAGAAAAAGCATCGCCAGCTTCGTTCTGATTGAGGCGGCCGTGAGCAGATTGTGAGCCGTTTTGCCGGAAGGTTCGTCTCCTGCGTATGCGCTTAGGGGAAGCGCGCCGCCCTGGCCGCGAATAAATCGGGTCAGCTTATGCAACGGGGACAGGATGCGGTTCGCCAGCACGATCGATAGGAGCAGGCTGCCCGATAGCAGCAGGACGAGCGCGGTTCCGACAGTCGCCATCGTACGGGCGAAGCCGGCGGGCCAGCCCGCCTTTCCCTCCGTCCATACGAGGACGACACCATAGGGAGCCAATTTCTTTATGTAAAGAACCTGCCCTTTTTCATCGGACATTCGCGTCCATGCTGCCTGCCCGTCCCCCAGATCGGGTTGTTCGTTTAAATCCAGCGGGGCCAGATTAGCGCCCCAGGTGCCGATCCCTTGATCCGTATAGATCGACAGATGCCGGCTGTCCGCGCCTTCAGCCAGAAATTCGCGGGGAAAATCGTCGCCGAGCACGAGCAGGCTTAGCGTATAATTATTGATGCCGTTGTTGATGATCCATTTCCCTTCAAGCGAACTTGCGAAGTCTCTTGCACGTTCGAGCTGGCGGTCGCTTATATAATTCCATTTACGAAGCAATTGCCGTTGAAGCTCGCCGGCTTGAATATATACGGGGAAGCCGATCCCCTTGGCAGTCAGCGCCTCCAGCATTCCCGTTCCGTTCAAATCCTCGATCCAGGGCAGCTCTTCGGCGGCCGGCGATGGCCTGTCGAAAGCCCTGGCATAATTCAACTGGTTTTTATCCTGGCCCAGCATGTACATGCGCTGGATCAATTCCGGTTTGACCGCCAGCCTGCTGATCTTCTCGTTCAGCCCCCACAAAGCTTCCTGACCCTCGGCCGATGTCCCGAGCCCCAGAAAATCCGCGGAATAAGCCGTATATTCCTCCGTCTTGACATGCGCGGAAAAGGTGCTTGCCTGCTTCAGCACCGACATCGCGTTATATTCCAGTTGGCTCATCAGATGATTTTTTCTGTAAGATTCCGCTTCCTTGCGAATCTTGTTCATGTTGGCATACCCATAGACGCCGAACAGAACAAGCGCGGACAAGAGCAGCAGCAGGGAGCTTGCGACGATGCGCTTGCGATGCGTCATGCTGTTCACGAACGGCTCGCCTCTTCCTGCGCGAAGGTCGCCATCGCATGCTTGTTGCGGTATTCCAGCGGCGTGAGCTTACGGTACTTTTTGAATACGATCGAGAAGTGCTGGGCGTTGTGATAACCGATTCGCTCGGCTACCTCATAAATCTTGAACGCCGGATCCTGAAGCAGCAGCTCCGCTTCGGCCATGCGGCAGGCCGTCAAATATTGCAAATAGTTTTCCCCGGTCACCTCCTTAAACAAGAAGCTCAAATACGCGTTGTTGACATGCAGATGACGGGCGATCTGCTTGAGCGAGATCGGCTCCCGGAAATGCTCGCGCACATATTTTTTGGCGCTTTCTACAATTCTTCTCCCCGTCTCGGAATCCCCTGTACCGACTTCATGCAGCTTGCCGTCCCCAGCCTCCGCCGACTCGGACTCGTCTGCGGCCGTACCTCCCTCCGGTTCATAGAAGACGAGGTCCTCTTCCCCGTTCGCGCGGCGGAGCGCGATGTCCGCCTGCTCTCTGGACAGCGAGATGTCCGCGAGCCGCGTCACCGTCTCGCCCATCGCGATCGACATCGTCGTCTTGAACAGACCCCCGAACCGGTACAAATGCTCCCTGACCGCCGCTGTCCTTTTTGCCAGCACCCGCGCGTCGCACATCCCGACAATGTAGCAGCAGCCCGTCTCGGACTCGACTAGATAACTGCCGAGCCCCTCGGTCTGCCTCAGCTCGGACAAGGCGTTTTCGAGCGCGAACAAAATAAGCTCCCAATCCTTAATGGAATAATCCTGTCTCTTTTTCCCGTCCAGTCCGATTGCCGCCACGGCGTAAGCGCTTGCATATTGATCGAGATACGCCTGTCCGCAGCCTTCCTCGATCTCTTCCTGCGAGAGCGGCATGCAAAGCAGCTTATGCAAAAATTGAAAACGCAGCAAGGCCGACGCTTGCAGCAGCCTGCGCTGTACGATTCGCTCGTTGTCCGCCTCGCGGCGTTCGTCGTTCAGCAGCGAGACCAGCGGCACGAAAGCTTTGATCAGGTCCTCCTTCGCCGAAGGCTTGAGCAAATAATCCGACACGCCGTAACGCAAGGAGGATCGAACGAGATCAAAATCGCTGTAACCGGTCAAAATGACGATTTTCGTCGCCGGACTTCGGGTCCTGATTTTCTCGGCCAGCTCGAGACCGTCCATCAACGGCATGCGGATATCCGCAAGCAGCAGGTCTGCAGGCTCTTCCTCGAATTTGCGAAGCGCCTCAAGCCCGTTTTCATAAGTTCCCGCAAGCTCGATCCCAAGCGTCTCCCATTCGAATCCGGCAAGCCCTTCCCTGATATTCGCCTCGTCGTCGACAATGATCAACTTGTGCTTGTTCATTAGGTCCTCCGATCATGTAAGCGGCCGCCAGCCGCTCGTGTCGATGTCGTTCAACTGGATCATACGGTCCGCAGCCTTGCCCTGAATGTCGTCGATGGCGGCAAAATACGTATCGTCGTCCAGCTTGCCGTTGACCCAGGCGGACGTGTATTGATTCCATTGATCGTAGCTCTCGGTATCCAGACCGGTCGGCCATGAATAAATGGGCGTAATCGGAAACGGGCGGGAGATCCAGTCCCGCAGCAGCTCGGGTACGGGCACGCCTTCCACGGCGCCGATCGAGGTCTGATCCTCTTGAATGAGAAGCGAGACGTTTTCCGGAGCGGTGAGAAATTGAAGGAACCGGACGGCGGCCTCCTCCGTTCCGTGGCGCTCGACGGACGGTCGCAAAATGTTGAGCGTGACGGACGGTTCGGGTTGATAGGGACCGCTCTCCGTATACCTGGGCGCCGACACGTAGTCCGATTCTTCCACCGACAGCGGGATGGGAGGGAGCATGCCGAAGTCGAAGGCGCGTTCCTTATTGCCCTCCTCCGTATTGAGGAGCCAGGTGCCGTCCTCGAACATCGCTACCTTTCCTTCCGCCCAGGGCTTGGAGAAATCGGTGTATTCCCAGTTGGGGGGCGACACGTCGAACAGCTTTTTAAAATTGACGTACAGCTCTTTGGCATAAGCATGCCTGGCGGGCGACAGCAAGCCTTCCTTGATGCCTCGCATCAGTTCCTCGTTGGCGATATGCCCGTTGGAAGCCTGCTTCAGCTTGCCGGCCACGTTTTTCTCAAAATAATAGGGACCCAGATTAAAAATGAACGCCCAGCTGTAGATTTGATTTTGCGCCGTCCACGGATGAAGCCCGATATAGCCTTTACCGTTCAATGACTCAGCGGTCTCGATCAAGTCCAGATACGATTCCGGAATCGATAAGCCTTCCTTGGCAAAAATGGCTTTATTATAAAAAATGGCCGTCGCAGGTCCGGAATAAAGGCTGATCGGAATCCCTGTCGAGGTTCCGTCGACCGGAGAAGTGACTAAATTGTTCTCCCATAAATAAGCGGGAAACTGCTCGCTCCAATTCCGATTGCCCGCCACGTACGGATTGGGCTCGTCCAGATATCGGTCCAACGGCAAGTACCAGTTTTCCTCCGTGAAAAAGTTCCAGCTCATCCCGATATCCGGCGCGTCGCCGGAGGAGAAATGCGTCGTATAGTAGCTCGCGAGCTCCGCCTGGTCCTTCTTGTTCATGCCGCGCACCCATTCAATCTTCACGTTCGGGTACAGCTCCATAAACTTGTCCGCAATCGCCTGCCCGGCCACTCTTTTCTCGGGATTCGTTTTCGTCCGGGCGGCATCGGTCGTCGGCGTGAACATCCACAAGTCGACCTTGAGCGTGACAGGTTGTCCGCCCGCCAGCGTATCCGCATGCGCCGGGGCCACGGTCGAGGCAGGGCTGACGCCGGGCGATTGCCGGGAGACAAGCGTATCGCTTCGCACCGGGTCCGTGCTCCGGCCGCCGGCATAGGGCTCCGCATCATAGCATCCGGCAGTCAGCAGACACGACAACAAGCCCAGCATGCAGAGAATAACCGGCTTTCTTCGCAATATCATGCTGCCTCAGTTCCCCTTTATACGGCTCTCTTATTTCAATCTTAATGTCAATGCCGCCGCCGGACAACAAGGTTTTGTTTAGGTTTGATTTGCGATTTTTGGATGTTTAACGATAAAACGAAAATCAGCCCCGATCCATACGGACCGGGGCTCTCAGAGATTTGGATCAGCGGAATCAGAGTGTATTTTTATAGACCACGGCATCTTTCATAATGAATCGTATGTTGCTTTGCTCCGCCAAGATATCCAAATCCTCGACCGGATTGCCGTTGACGACGAGCAGGTCCGCAAAGGAACCTTCCTCTAGAACGCCTATTTTGCCCTCCGGATACGGATTTTGATAAGTAGATAATTGAATGAGTTCGTGAATATTTCCGGTCGCAGCCACGATGCCGCGAAAACTGCCGAACCGCGACTTGAACAATCTGAAATCGTCCAATTGTATTTCCGCAGCCCTGTGAATGTCGCCAAAGGCGTCGGTTCCGTATAAGATGGGGAGGTTGTATTTATCAATTAGTTCGGTTGCGCGTTTTTCTCCATCGCGAAAATCTTCAATCAGCTTGACCGTCGATTTCGGCAATCCTGTCGTGGGGTAATGCCTGCCGAGCTGCGGGCCCGGCGTAATCCAGATGCCTTGGTCGGCAACGATCCTGGCCGTTTCTTCGTCGAGCAGCGTGGCGTGCTCGAAGCACTTTACGCCCGCTCGGGCCGCTCGCTGCATGGATGGCGGCGTATACAGATGCGCCATGACATAGGTGCCGTAATCAGCCGCGGCGTCCACGGCGGCTTTTATCTCCTCGAAGCTGAACTGTACGGTCCAAATCGGATCGTAAGCGGAGCTAAACCCGCCCCCGGCCATCAGCTTGATCTGGGACGCTCCCAAAAAAAGCTGCTCTCTGACGGCGCGAATCACCTCGTCGACGCCGTCTGCAAGGACCGACAGCTTGCTGTTCAAATCGGCGGAAGCATAAATGCTGTCCGCGATCCGTACCTCCGCATGGTTGGCCCGGATATCGCCGTGCCCGCTCGTCTGTGAGATCATCGCATTGGAGGGCAGAATCCTGGGGCCGTCCAGAAAGCCATTGTCGATGTTTTTCTTTAAGCCAAAGGTGATGCCGCCCGCATCGCGCACGGTCGTAAACCCGCGCAGGAGCATTTCCTTGGCGAAACGGACGGATCGGACAGCCTTCTCGTCGACCCGCCGCCCGTCGGACAGCGAGTTGCCGGTTATGGATAAATGAACATGCGCGTCCGTAAGTCCCGGTATGACGGTATGGTGCGACGCATCATACACGGCCTCAAAGTTTTCCTCCGTAACAGCGCCGCGAACGATTTCTTTCACAAGGTTGTCCTCAATAACGATATGGACGTTTTCTTGCAAAGCGGCATTTTTACCGTCGAAAACGTTGGCGTTTTTAATCAAAGTATTCATGCCTGCACCTCGTTTGAGTTGAGCTCGCCATGCGCCGGATAGGGATCGTCAATCAGGCGATTCCATTCAAACGCTCCTTTCAGCATTTGAAAAAGTTGAAGCAGCGCGCTGGCGATTCCCGCAGCGCCGTGCATATACCCTTTATTCAAGGTGATGTTGTCCGGCTCAAGCCTTGTCTCCGCAAGGGGCCAAGCGATCGCGCCGTTCCCCGTTTCCCGCGCTTCGCCAAGAAGGACCTGGGCGCAGCGCTTCGCCACCTCCAGATACGCTCGATTCCCGAAGGCCGCGTATAACGCCGCGTGAAATTGAAGAATAGATGCCGTGCCGCAGCAAATGCATGTATTATTCCAGTAGCCGGAGGATTGCATTTCCGGCGCATCGAGACTGAGCATGCCCTTGCTCATCTCTTCGATCTCGCGCTTGTAACGCTCGTCTCCCGTCATACGGTAGAGCTGATAAAAGATCTTTGACGTCCCGCTGGCACCGTGGCATGAACCCAAATACAGCGTACGTTCCTCCGGGTCATCCGTCAGTGGAACAAGCCTTCCTTCCGACAGGGGAACAGAGATGGCACGCAGATGTTCCGCTGCCGCTGCAGCAGAAGACAAGAATGCCTCGTCATTCGTATGTTCGTAAAATACGGACATCGCATAGCCGATTCCCGACGTACCGATGACAAAATTGGGGAAGTTGTGCGGATAACCGGGCGGCTTTACATCCCATGCTTGGCCTCCTCGAGGGTGCGGCCGCTGGCTCCTCAAAATCGTTTTCGCGGACGCTACGGCCAAAGCATGCAGCTTCTCGTCGTTTCGTACCATTGCGATTCTCAGTAACAAAAGAGCGATGCCGGCGTCTCCAATGGCATAGTAGGGCAACCCCGTCCAGCTTACGTCGCCGTTGCCTCGTTCGGCCGATTCGGACAAGTATTCCGCAATCTCCTGCAAAGCGATTAAGC from the Cohnella hashimotonis genome contains:
- a CDS encoding sensor histidine kinase: MTHRKRIVASSLLLLLSALVLFGVYGYANMNKIRKEAESYRKNHLMSQLEYNAMSVLKQASTFSAHVKTEEYTAYSADFLGLGTSAEGQEALWGLNEKISRLAVKPELIQRMYMLGQDKNQLNYARAFDRPSPAAEELPWIEDLNGTGMLEALTAKGIGFPVYIQAGELQRQLLRKWNYISDRQLERARDFASSLEGKWIINNGINNYTLSLLVLGDDFPREFLAEGADSRHLSIYTDQGIGTWGANLAPLDLNEQPDLGDGQAAWTRMSDEKGQVLYIKKLAPYGVVLVWTEGKAGWPAGFARTMATVGTALVLLLSGSLLLSIVLANRILSPLHKLTRFIRGQGGALPLSAYAGDEPSGKTAHNLLTAASIRTKLAMLFLVTVLVPLLIMVALYSSIQNHYAKQEWKRTAEALTGQIGWTVAKQAETLEGAAHALAANNVLSAYLSTQGGFQSASATAANGRSGTIYPESEEFSYFILYDMNGSARYSTIFSNNLSLFYLEPRMEDEESEDISWLPVSPDIYNHLASQLIKPIYRAGQNERGGTLGYLQLVLKPDAFQAIERLGGAAFRIEDGKGHLLFQSQGYEERDLLSANAAQPSAGRGASLVRTEPIPAYGWQMTAKFAFDARHEQNREMLWVVASVALLCILVALTLSHWLVRPLGHLQHAMERINDFHFPAAAGADARDEVGLLAQHYNRMVEKINQLVEEDYRSKLREKELGALKTQAEMSMLQQQINPHFLYNTLESINMEAQRNNGDAVNKMIGSLAKLFRYSIRSGPEQGVRLETEIEYTLYYMNVQENRFRDRFAVTWDIEPDTLPVNVLKLILQPIVENAINHGLSEYTSGGELRISSRLEADRLVIAIADNGIGMRASELALLQAKLTLEQENENRPTWSSDQRGIGLVNVYRRLKIYYGDQADVRIESKYMKGTTVTLLIPRGNTGPGPGPGPGPGPGSGSGSGSGSGSGPGPGPGSGSGSGSGSSSSSDTDSDSGTGAGEIAVKR
- a CDS encoding lanthionine synthetase LanC family protein — its product is MSDHTHAIGKPFAFVPQLEAADLIEAAHQAHRYIEQFNVSDPDGYYWTGTPDANIDLGFENGAAGISYFYLELFKTTGNGEYLRIAQEGFRYLCRHWRKQLRIQNPNAKGYELNVNSGVGSIGVALLAYYEETRDNGSLIALQEIAEYLSESAERGNGDVSWTGLPYYAIGDAGIALLLLRIAMVRNDEKLHALAVASAKTILRSQRPHPRGGQAWDVKPPGYPHNFPNFVIGTSGIGYAMSVFYEHTNDEAFLSSAAAAAEHLRAISVPLSEGRLVPLTDDPEERTLYLGSCHGASGTSKIFYQLYRMTGDERYKREIEEMSKGMLSLDAPEMQSSGYWNNTCICCGTASILQFHAALYAAFGNRAYLEVAKRCAQVLLGEARETGNGAIAWPLAETRLEPDNITLNKGYMHGAAGIASALLQLFQMLKGAFEWNRLIDDPYPAHGELNSNEVQA
- a CDS encoding ABC transporter substrate-binding protein, with the translated sequence MILRRKPVILCMLGLLSCLLTAGCYDAEPYAGGRSTDPVRSDTLVSRQSPGVSPASTVAPAHADTLAGGQPVTLKVDLWMFTPTTDAARTKTNPEKRVAGQAIADKFMELYPNVKIEWVRGMNKKDQAELASYYTTHFSSGDAPDIGMSWNFFTEENWYLPLDRYLDEPNPYVAGNRNWSEQFPAYLWENNLVTSPVDGTSTGIPISLYSGPATAIFYNKAIFAKEGLSIPESYLDLIETAESLNGKGYIGLHPWTAQNQIYSWAFIFNLGPYYFEKNVAGKLKQASNGHIANEELMRGIKEGLLSPARHAYAKELYVNFKKLFDVSPPNWEYTDFSKPWAEGKVAMFEDGTWLLNTEEGNKERAFDFGMLPPIPLSVEESDYVSAPRYTESGPYQPEPSVTLNILRPSVERHGTEEAAVRFLQFLTAPENVSLLIQEDQTSIGAVEGVPVPELLRDWISRPFPITPIYSWPTGLDTESYDQWNQYTSAWVNGKLDDDTYFAAIDDIQGKAADRMIQLNDIDTSGWRPLT
- a CDS encoding response regulator transcription factor encodes the protein MNKHKLIIVDDEANIREGLAGFEWETLGIELAGTYENGLEALRKFEEEPADLLLADIRMPLMDGLELAEKIRTRSPATKIVILTGYSDFDLVRSSLRYGVSDYLLKPSAKEDLIKAFVPLVSLLNDERREADNERIVQRRLLQASALLRFQFLHKLLCMPLSQEEIEEGCGQAYLDQYASAYAVAAIGLDGKKRQDYSIKDWELILFALENALSELRQTEGLGSYLVESETGCCYIVGMCDARVLAKRTAAVREHLYRFGGLFKTTMSIAMGETVTRLADISLSREQADIALRRANGEEDLVFYEPEGGTAADESESAEAGDGKLHEVGTGDSETGRRIVESAKKYVREHFREPISLKQIARHLHVNNAYLSFLFKEVTGENYLQYLTACRMAEAELLLQDPAFKIYEVAERIGYHNAQHFSIVFKKYRKLTPLEYRNKHAMATFAQEEASRS
- a CDS encoding metal-dependent hydrolase family protein — translated: MNTLIKNANVFDGKNAALQENVHIVIEDNLVKEIVRGAVTEENFEAVYDASHHTVIPGLTDAHVHLSITGNSLSDGRRVDEKAVRSVRFAKEMLLRGFTTVRDAGGITFGLKKNIDNGFLDGPRILPSNAMISQTSGHGDIRANHAEVRIADSIYASADLNSKLSVLADGVDEVIRAVREQLFLGASQIKLMAGGGFSSAYDPIWTVQFSFEEIKAAVDAAADYGTYVMAHLYTPPSMQRAARAGVKCFEHATLLDEETARIVADQGIWITPGPQLGRHYPTTGLPKSTVKLIEDFRDGEKRATELIDKYNLPILYGTDAFGDIHRAAEIQLDDFRLFKSRFGSFRGIVAATGNIHELIQLSTYQNPYPEGKIGVLEEGSFADLLVVNGNPVEDLDILAEQSNIRFIMKDAVVYKNTL